The genomic region ATGACTGGCTCAAGAACAGTTCCAAACATAGAACATGGGCCACATGACCAGGGCCCTGATGAAAGCTCCTTTAATGGGAAAATGATTTCTTGCTAAACAGTTTAGTCCTGCGGGCAACAATCAACTGAACGAAAGCAGAgacctcctctccccacccttcatctctttcattttctctctcgTTGCCCAgctatttatttctctctcctctgtttctctctctctctctctctctctctctctctctctgtctcaagcAACTCTTAATTTGTATTTAGTGCTTTACTCTACAGTAGTGTTGTGAGATATGCAtgggtcagttaggatggtaTGTAAATAATTAATTTCTATAAATATTTAAGTAGTTGTATGAATAGGATATACCAAACACCAACAGCATTATTGGAGGTTCAGAGAAGCATGGGTACTTGAACAGTATAGATGGATTTAAGGGCAAATAGAACATTTCTGATAAGTGCATAGGCTGATTTGATGATCCTGGTCTTACATGGTTAAGCCACGTAaagacacacacgcgcacacacagacagacaaaacattaggaacacctaatATAATAGAAGCACGgaacaccgtgcttctacaccagcattgcttgctgtttggggttttaggctgggtttctgtacagcactttgagatatcagctgatgtacaaagggctatataaattgatttgatttgattttatattgAGTTATACCccctttgccttcagaacagcctaaatatcgtcaggacatggactacaagatgtcgaaagcgttccacagggatgctggcccatgttgactccaatgcttcccacagttatttcaagttggctagatgtcctttgggtggtggactattcttgatacagacaggaaactgttgagtgtgaaaaacccagcagcattgcagttctttacacactcaaaccggtgtgcctggcacctactaccatggcactcatacacaatccatgccCCATTTGTCTCGTGGCtttaaaatccttatttaacctgtcccctccccttcatctgcactgattgaagtggaattaacaagtgacatcaataagggatcatagctttcacctggatagtcatgtcatggaaagagcttaGTGTATACACATACACTAAGCTCCCGAgttggcgcagtggtctaaggcattgcatctcagtgcgagaggcgtcactacagaccctggttcaattccaggctatactacaaccggacgtgattgggagtcccatagggtgtcGCTCAATTGGACCAGTGTCGTtgaggtttggccggggtaggccgtcattgtaaataagaattttaaCTTAACTTacctaattaaataaataaatacatgtgacacGGAGGGCGCAGTGGCACCCCCTGCTGGTAATTCAAATGAGCTTGTAGAGGCCGCTCAGCCTTTCACTGCAGTGCAATAAAACAGTCGCATGAACAAATAGATGTCTGATGCAGACTTTGCATacctctatgcacacacacatataagaGACAAAGTCCCCATCCTGTCTCAGAGCCTGCATGATGATGCCAAGAGTCAGACTATGCCATGCTTCTCACCAAATATCTGCCTGGCCCTGCATGGGTGCACCTAAAGACTGTCTGAGGTCTGCAGGCACTCATAAATATTGATTAACTATGAGATAGACAGTTTGATCTCATTCCCTCTCCTATCACAGATATATGGGGTAATGTGCTTTGCCTGTCAATTACTGAATCAGTGTACATGAGAACTTCACTCACTTGTACTGGTGTTCCAAAAGGAGATATTTATATATAGTATCTGGTCCATAGAAgatgaattctctctctctctctctctctcagtctgatcTCCCATATGCTGCAGAGGGATCCATCTAGCCGTGCCTCCCTGCAGGAGATCGAGAACCACCCCTGGCTGCTAGGGGTCGACCCCTCGCCCGCGGGACACAGTGCCGCCCCCCTCACCTCCCACCGTAGCCTGTCCCCAGAGGAACACGAGGTCATCCTCCAGGCCATGACCAGTGGCAACATTGCAGACCGCGACGCCATCCAAGAGTGAGGGCatctctacatctccctctccttcccatattctctctctctcaatctctatcCTCTTCCTTTGTACCCTGCCACAGATCTGTAAGTTTTTCAAGCAAGGGAGCTTGGTGATATGCGTTATGGATGTAGTTGATTTTGatagtaaattattttattttaagtgTATACCAATCATTGTGTTGCACCCAGGGCTCTAGAGGCAGACCGATACAACCACATCACAGCCACGTATTACCTGCTGGGGGAGCGCATCCTGAGAGACAAGCAGGAGCAGCCCAGCGAGATGCCCAAAGTCGACAGCGCATGGGCTGAGCCACCACAACTCCAGTAAGACCTATTCACGTCCCTGACAGTCACATTACATACTAGGCCACTAACGGATCATGAACACTACTAATGTCCCTGTCTCTTCTACAGGAGGCCACTGTCTGAGCCTCTGGATCTGGAGCAGAGGGGGCTCCATGGACTGCTGCCTGGCTGTCCCCGCCGAGGGGTGTCAGAGTCTGGGGACTTCCTGGCCCACAGGCCCCTTTTGCTCCAGCCACAGCCAAGTCGCACAGAGAGCCCCTTCCCTGAGTACAGCACAGGGCCCTGCCCGGGGCTCACCCTGCACCCCCCACCCCCTGATGAACCCCTGCAGGTCAAAAGCCTGGGAGCTCTGCAGCTGATCTgtgaagaggatgaggaagaagaagaggaggaggaagatgcaATCAAACCACATGTTGGACTTCATAATATTCAAGCACTGCCTCACATAGTAGGCTTGGTATCAACCACTGGGTCTACAGAACAGTCAAGTCCCATGCTCTCAGCTCCAGAGGCTCCACAGAGGCACCCAGTCAGAGTAGTGCCAGGTCAGGGAGAGGAAACAGGCCTGTTGGGCACCTCAGTGAAGGAAGCATTGGACacaaagaggggggagggggacagggaagAGCAGGACAAGGTTTCCAGCCACAACAAAGATATGGAGTCTGACCAGCTGGCAGCCAGACAGGAACAGGGTACAGTGGAGTCAGAGGAGAAGCCCATGGAGGAAGAGGATATGTCATGTGACCCACTGAGGCTAGGTAGTCATGCGACTGCAGACCAGCCAATCAATGGTTTAGAAAACCTGATTCAGACAGTGGTAGATAGTCAACTCACTCCCAAAGCTCATCCTCCATGCCTGTCTCGCCTAGGGCGGGTGCAGTGTTGTCGGGGGCAACGAGAGCCTCCTACCCCATACATCATggaaggggaggaagacactatgtttgaaaacaacaacaacaccacagaGTCCAAGCCTAAGCTCCTGGTGCAGGGTGGGGGTTCCACTCCAAGCGCTTCACCCCGCTCTCTGCCACGTAACCACTGTGTGGACTTGGGTCCGGACGGAGTGGAGACGACACGCAAGGTGGGTGGGCCTGGAGGAGAGTCTGAGGGGGAAATGCCGGAGGAGCTCCAGTTGGAGAGATCCCATATTGCACCACAGGGCCCTCTTGGGCTCAGAGAGGCGGGGACCGACCCTGCAGTCAGACTGGATCCTGGGAAGGGGAAGAACGTGAACTTGCGAGACCGCCTACTGCAGTTCCCCCTCTGTGAGAAGGCCTTGTCCTTCAACATCCAGCCCACCTCCAAGGAGAAACTCCTGCCCTTCGCCCAGTACAACTGCTGCCACGTGTTGTAGGCGGGGCCACCTGTAGCTTTACCTCCCTATACCTCCCACATCACTCACTCACTTTATAGCCTGGCCACAGGGCACAAACTAGGGGTCCTCAGGCCCCTCAAGACAGCCTCACACCAGGCCAGAGCCTGTCACCGATCCATCTAGTTCAACACAAAACACCAGAGCAGTCTGGGTCCTGCCTGAACTAGAAGTCTGCATCCTACCTGAACTAGAAGTCTGCAGCCGACCTGAACTGAACTATCTTACTGTGACCTCAGACATTTTGTAGACAATTCTTGTTAGATCTGTGTAGCCCTTACCTCGTTATACTTAGCATCTACTGCTGCTTCCTTTGTGAGAAAATAACTCAACTTCTTGTGCTGCCATGTACTGAAGTTTATTAACTGCTTTTTGTGTAGTCTTCTTAGACTATCACTATATAGTATATAGCTTTGTATTGATTGCTATTATAAAATCCCTTATATCGTAGCTCTTCATTTTGCACTAGCTTATCTCGAACTGAGCCCATTTCAGCGTATGGTATGTTGTCACTCTGAGGCCTGCTAGTACAGTGCTATAATTGTAATGTCTAGCATGAAGATGATGCATGCTGTAGAGGGGACAGCTATACTCCCTGCCTCAGCCGCCCGTCTACATTAGCTCAGCTAGTGGACTGATGAAAGGGTTGATGCTATTGACAATGTAGCTGGAAGCATGGTATCATTTAATGCTGGGGGTTGGATACGTCAGTGGTAATCTGAGAGGTGTAAGGTTTGGGACCTAAACTGACTAATGCAGGGAGAGCAAaatctgtgaacaattgttggacagGGTTTAATACAAGAGACTTTTGAAAATGGATATGATATCGACTACGGAAACGCAGGTCTTCCAgattgtttgtgtgtatatgtacttTATTTAAAAATCTTTCATCGTTATTCTTACAAATGCTATTGAACCCTTTTATTTTGTCGGACAACAGTTTCTTTGTCGTAGGACATATCCACAGGTGCGTGATTATAACAATTCTTTTGTGGTATCTAAGTGTGACAGAATGAATCCGTCTCGAGAGTGATGACAGATACTGTACATTAAATCCCTGTATTTAGATCTGTATTATTTACCACATATGCCTCAGTGTACTCTGGGTCGTTAAACAAACAAACCGTGTCCCTGCATATTGTTGTTGGACTTGCCTGGGGATTTGTGTATATATGTATTCTGTCTGTCTATGGTTCTGAGAGTACACCTATACATACTATTAAGAGATACCACTTGATCAAATCAGAAATCCTAATCTAGATGCGAACTAGCTATTATGCAAAGAAGAAATGTTATAGAACGAGAGTCCTCAGAAAGCTGTGTTCTTTCTCATCAGTGGAATCCCCAGAGGACTGTATGAGAGCAGAATTAATGGCATACTTTTATCCCCCTCGTTGTGGAAGAGAAGAGTGTAGTGATGGACACAGAGCACTAACCTCAGCTGTCACACATTCATATGATATGGACACCtcaacctcccctgtctcctttcctcttctgtcattggatggggggggggggtctccatTCCATTCCGCCAACCAGCTGTCTCCTCCACACCTAGCCTGGAGTCACCTTACCtgggaagtgtctgtctgtctgtcggcccaTTGAACCTGATTTAAACTATGACTATAGGGCTGGATTCAATTTGTAGCGCAGAAGATCAGTGTTGTAGCACGGTTTAAATTTGTAAGTAATTttcgattgagccgacatatgaaGTGTTTACCGCGGAAGCATTGCATTTAAAACGGCAATTTGTGATTGCTAGGtccatttttggacttttaaATTGGTGGTATACCCActcattcttgaagaatataacgtaTAAatgcttagttcaactgttgtaccccatcacaATACATATTTTAACCTTTTACACCTCTTCGTTTGTAAACAaacattgtatttttattttatttttttacctttattttactaggcaagtcagttaagaacaaattcttattttcaatgacggcctaggaacagtgggttaactgcctgtccaagggcagaatgacagattttgtaccttgtcagctcggggatttgaacttgcaacctttcggttactagtgcaatgctctaaccactaggctacactgccgccccgccCAGCCtccaaacatggttaaaactataattttaatCTCAGAGCTGGTCAGTCCTTGCACCCATAGTtcagtctatgaatttgagagcaCTTAcatttctcccatctctcctctgttTACCAAATCAGTGGTGGGGTGGCCTTTGTTGTTTGAATGGCAGATTTCACCTTTAAATTTCGATCAGCTATAACGCTGATTCTAGGCGCTACGGATTGAATCCAATTCTAGGTCTCAATGAGAtttctttatttttgtatttatttattaaaatggattaaaccaGATATATGGTGTGTGATGTGGTTTAATGGGGGTATATGTACTATAGTAAGGATAAACCAATGTATAATTACTCCTCTGAAACGGCCATGGAACATTGTCTTTTTTTAGCAGGTCAGATGAAAGTCCAAGTGGATATCAGTACATTTTGACAAGAGCATACTGTACAAATAATGTTGATGGCAAAGTATACTATACTAAATCAAGTACAACCATCAGCCTTGCTATCTACATTCACCCAACACTGCATCAGTTCTGAAATCTTCATTTTTAAAAGATACTGATAATACATATGTAATAGGTAGGCCTACAAATATTCCAACAACAAGCTCATCAATCCAAATGTTTAAAATATAGTCAACTTCAAGTAGAAGTGCACAGATATACTGTATTATGTGATATCAAGTACTCTCGTTGTGTTTGTGATGTGCCTATTATAAGTTAAGCGTACAATGTAACACTGATAATCTGAAATTACATGGAGCACACTGTGGGAACATTTTACAAAATGATATGCAACATGAAAAAAAAGTATGCTAATGCTATATTTACACAATGAACTTAGCTCTTCTTCTTTGCGTTTCCCTTTAGTCCCTGGCCTTCTCTCTAGTATCTCCCATGACATGAGAGACCACTCTAGTTATGACTGAAGCAGTCCTCCAGAGGGAGATACTGACAGAGTTTCTTGGGGCAGAGAGCAGGCTCTCGTGGCTCAGCTCCCAGACTTGTCTGTGGATCATCACCATCTTCGTCGTGGTAGCTGGTTCTAATGAGCCCCCAGGTCCAGAGTCTCCAGACCAACACTGGATGGGAAACACGAAAACCCTCAGGGGTTCCAAAGCTTCTGCAGGAGTCAAAGGGAGATGTTTGTCATTGAGCTGATTGTTCCATAAGATTCAGGGCTTTTCTATATCATTAACGATTAAACTAAATCTGATCACTCTCGGCTGCTGCTCAAGACCTTGCAGAGAGTGGATCTCAATCTGTTCCCTCTTTATTCTCACCCAGTCTTGCTTGTCTTGGGTCATAAAGGCTAGAATCATCTTGACCAGGATCTGGACAATATCATATTGATCAATTTGGGACAAAAGCGTGAAAATTGGCACACTTGTATAATATTTCACGCTGAAGAAAACCTGatgaaatgtaatttaatcaaagCCCCAGTTCGACCTGTAGTGCCTCCTATAGGTCAATGATGAAAATGCATTTACCTGTATTGATGTTTTGGGTCATGGCTTCCACTGTGTTGGGTCTATATAGCCCCAGGGGGCACTACATGCTTACACGGGGCTTTGCTGAAATGGCACTATATCAGGTTTTGTACAGTGTGAAAAAATATACAAGTGTGTCAATTTTCACGCTTTTGTCCCAAATCGATCAATATGGCATTGTCCTGAAATACAAGTGTTCCAATTTTCCCTCTTCTATACCAAACTGAACACTTTTTTAAACTATCTACTGGATTTATGCTGACAAACACACAGTTGGGCAGACGATgaacagtaacaacatactgtaCCTCCA from Oncorhynchus masou masou isolate Uvic2021 chromosome 22, UVic_Omas_1.1, whole genome shotgun sequence harbors:
- the snrkb gene encoding SNF related kinase b, with translation MAASKSSYEGKIAGLYDLDRTLGKGHFAVVKLARHVFTGQLVAVKVIDKTKLDAMATGHLLQEVRCMKLVQHPNVVRLYEVIDTANKLYLILELGDGGDMYDYILRHEGGVAEDTAKVHFAQIVRAISYCHRLHVVHRDLKPENVVFFRQQGTVKLTDFGFSNLFKPGTMLMTSCGSLAYSAPEILLGDEYDAPAVDIWSLGVILYMLVCGQPPFQETNDSETLTMIMDCHYTVPAHISSDCKDLISHMLQRDPSSRASLQEIENHPWLLGVDPSPAGHSAAPLTSHRSLSPEEHEVILQAMTSGNIADRDAIQEALEADRYNHITATYYLLGERILRDKQEQPSEMPKVDSAWAEPPQLQRPLSEPLDLEQRGLHGLLPGCPRRGVSESGDFLAHRPLLLQPQPSRTESPFPEYSTGPCPGLTLHPPPPDEPLQVKSLGALQLICEEDEEEEEEEEDAIKPHVGLHNIQALPHIVGLVSTTGSTEQSSPMLSAPEAPQRHPVRVVPGQGEETGLLGTSVKEALDTKRGEGDREEQDKVSSHNKDMESDQLAARQEQGTVESEEKPMEEEDMSCDPLRLGSHATADQPINGLENLIQTVVDSQLTPKAHPPCLSRLGRVQCCRGQREPPTPYIMEGEEDTMFENNNNTTESKPKLLVQGGGSTPSASPRSLPRNHCVDLGPDGVETTRKVGGPGGESEGEMPEELQLERSHIAPQGPLGLREAGTDPAVRLDPGKGKNVNLRDRLLQFPLCEKALSFNIQPTSKEKLLPFAQYNCCHVL